The Triticum aestivum cultivar Chinese Spring chromosome 7B, IWGSC CS RefSeq v2.1, whole genome shotgun sequence genome window below encodes:
- the LOC123160144 gene encoding ABC transporter C family member 10-like, which translates to MDSLTNEEVADSESQVTPFAKAGFFSKMSFWWLNPLIKVGYKKPLEDKDMPLLGATDRAHNQYLMFMEELNGKKQSQSHATPSFLWTIVSCHKRAILVSGFFSLLKVLAVSTGPIILKEFINVSLGKGTFKYEGCVLAGLMFICKCCESLSQRQWYFRTRRIGLQVKSLLSAAIYKKQQKLSNAAKMKHSSGNIMNYVTVDAHQIGEFPYWFHQTWSTSVQLCIALAILYYAVGAAMISSLVIIIMIVLCNVPFARLQHKFKSKLMEAQDARLKAMCESFVHMKVLKLYAWESHFKKVIEGLREVEYKWLSAFQFRRAYNAFLFWSLPTWVSAATFLTCYLLKIPLDASNVFTFVAALSLVQEPVRLIPDAIGFVIQAKVAFARISNFLDAPELNGQVRKKSYVGIDYPVPIAMISCSFSWDENTSNPTLKNINLVVKGGEKIAICGEVGSGKSTLLTAVLGEVPKTEGMIQVYGKVAYVSQNAWIQSGTVQDNILFGSSMDGERYHNTLVRCSLVKDIEMLPYGDCTQIGERGVHLSGGQKQRVQLARALYQNADIYLLDDPFSAVDAHTATSLFNEYVMSALSDKTVLLVTHQVDFLPVFDSILFMSDGEIIRSAPYQDLLTDCEKFIGLVNSHKDTIGAADLNKNIPPQRSKEVSKKVTDDIHGSRNTESVKPSQENQLIKEEERETGDAGFKPYMIYLRQNKGFLYFSLCMFFHIIFIAGQISQNSWMAANVQNPHVSTLKLVYVYIIIGVCTIFFLLSRFLLVVVLGIQSSRSLFSHLLNSLFRAPMSFFDSTPLGRVFSRVSSDLSLVDLDVPFSFVFSLGAIFNAYSNLGVLVVITWQVLFVSVPMIVLAIWLQRYYLASAKELMRINGTTKSAVANHLGESISGAITIRAFEEEDRFFSTNLDLVDKNASPYFYNFAATEWLIQRLEIMSAAVLSFSAFVMALLPQGTFSPGFVGMALSYGLSLNISFVFSIQFQCNLANQIISVERVNQYMDIQSEAAEVVEENRPLPDWPQNGNVEIRDLKIRYRIDSPLVLHGITCKFEGGDKIGIVGRTGCGKTTLIGALFRLVEPAEGKIIIDSVDISTIGLHDLRSRLGIIPQDPTLFQGTIRYNLDPLGQFLDEQIWEVLDKCQLIEAVREKEQGLDSHVVEDGSNWSMGQRQLFCLGRALLRRCCILVLDEATASIDNATDAVLQKTIRTEFKHCTVITVAHRIPTVMDCDMVLAMSDGKVVEFEKPTKLMETEGSLFQELVKEYWSYTSNTNI; encoded by the exons ATGGATTCCCTCACAA ACGAAGAGGTAGCTGATTCTGAGAGTCAAGTGACTCCCTTTGCTAAAGCTGGGTTTTTCAGCAAGATGTCATTTTGGTGGTTGAATCCTCTAATAAAGGTGGGCTACAAGAAACCCCTTGAAGACAAAGACATGCCACTTCTAGGCGCCACAGATCGAGCACATAACCAGTACTTGATGTTCATGGAGGAGCTGAACGGCAAGAAGCAGTCGCAGTCACATGCCACACCATCTTTCTTATGGACTATTGTTTCTTGTCACAAGCGTGCGATCCTAGTCTCGGGTTTCTTTTCTTTGCTCAAGGTTCTTGCCGTATCAACAGGCCCAATAATTCTCAAGGAATTCATCAATGTGTCACTTGGGAAAGGGACCTTCAAATACGAAGGCTGTGTGCTTGCTGGGTTAATGTTCATCTGCAAATGTTGTGAATCATTGTCACAGAGACAGTGGTATTTCCGCACTCGGAGAATAGGATTGCAGGTGAAGTCACTCCTGTCGGCAGCTATTTATAAGAAACAACAGAAGCTATCAAATGCAGCAAAAATGAAGCACTCTTCTGGAAATATTATGAACTATGTGACCGTCGATGCGCATCAGATTGGGGAATTCCCATACTGGTTCCATCAAACATGGTCAACAAGTGTTCAGCTTTGCATTGCTCTGGCAATTCTATACTATGCAGTTGGTGCTGCAATGATTTCATCTTTGGTTATCATCATTATGATCGTACTGTGTAACGTTCCATTTGCCAGACTGCAACACAAATTTAAGAGTAAACTTATGGAAGCACAAGATGCGAGATTGAAGGCCATGTGTGAGTCATTTGTTCATATGAAGGTGTTGAAACTTTATGCATGGGAATCTCACTTCAAGAAGGTCATTGAGGGGTTGAGAGAGGTTGAGTACAAGTGGTTGTCAGCATTCCAGTTTAGGAGGGCATACAACGCTTTCCTGTTCTGGTCTTTACCGACTTGGGTTTCGGCAGCGACCTTTCTGACATGCTATCTTCTGAAAATCCCTCTTGATGCTAGCAATGTCTTCACCTTTGTGGCAGCTCTAAGTCTTGTGCAAGAGCCAGTAAGGTTAATACCAGATGCTATTGGCTTTGTGATACAAGCTAAGGTTGCGTTCGCTCGGATATCGAACTTCCTTGATGCACCTGAGCTAAACGGACAGGTTAGGAAAAAATCCTACGTTGGCATTGATTACCCTGTACCTATAGCGATGATTTCGTGTAGCTTCTCGTGGGATGAGAATACATCAAACCCAACTCTAAAGAATATAAATCTGGTAGTCAAAGGTGGAGAAAAGATTGCGATTTGTGGAGAGGTGGGATCGGGAAAATCGACACTTTTGACTGCTGTACTCGGAGAGGTCCCCAAAACTGAAGGCATG ATCCAAGTCTACGGGAAAGTAGCATATGTTTCTCAGAATGCATGGATCCAATCTGGGACTGTGCAAGACAATATTCTCTTTGGATCGTCGATGGACGGGGAAAGATACCACAACACACTCGTGAGGTGCTCGTTGGTCAAGGACATTGAAATGTTGCCATATGGAGATTGTACTCAAATTGGGGAGAGAGGAGTACATCTTAGTGGTGGTCAGAAGCAGCGAGTCCAGCTTGCTCGTGCACTATACCAAAATGCAGATATCTATCTTCTTGATGACCCTTTCAGTGCTGTTGATGCACATACAGCCACAAGTCTCTTCAAT GAATATGTCATGAGTGCTCTATCGGACAAGACTGTCCTTTTGGTGACGCACCAAGTGGATTTTTTACCCGTATTTGACTCCATTTTG TTCATGTCAGATGGAGAGATTATTCGGTCTGCGCCTTATCAAGATCTATTGACAGATTGTGAAAAATTTATAGGCCTTGTAAATTCCCATAAGGATACTATTGGTGCTGCAGATCTTAATAAAAACATACCTCCGCAAAGATCTAAGGAAGTGTCAAAAAAGGTGACAGATGATATTCATGGAAGCAGAAATACAGAGTCTGTGAAGCCATCACAGGAAAACCAACTGATCAAGGAAGAGGAAAGAGAAACAGGGGATGCAGGTTTCAAGCCTTATATGATTTACCTGCGCCAGAACAAAGGCTTCCTCTATTTCTCTTTGTGTATGTTTTTTCACATAATTTTCATAGCTGGGCAAATATCACAGAACTCATGGATGGCTGCTAATGTCCAAAATCCTCATGTTAGCACGCTGAAGTTAGTTTATGTGTACATTATTATCGGAGTTTGCACGATATTCTTCTTGCTATCAAGATTTTTACTAGTCGTTGTTCTTGGGATCCAGTCATCAAGATCCTTATTTTCCCATCTACTCAATTCATTGTTCCGTGCACCAATGTCCTTTTTCGATTCTACACCTCTAGGAAGGGTTTTCAGCCGG GTTTCTTCAGATTTGAGCCTTGTTGACCTTGATGTTCCATTTTCATTTGTGTTTAGCCTTGGTGCCATCTTTAATGCATATAGCAATTTAGGTGTATTGGTTGTTATTACATGGCAAGTTCTGTTTGTATCCGTGCCAATGATAGTTTTGGCAATTTGGTTGCAG AGGTACTATCTAGCCTCAGCCAAGGAATTGATGCGGATCAATGGTACTACCAAGTCTGCTGTGGCAAATCACTTAGGTGAATCGATTTCAGGGGCTATAACAATAAGGGCCTTCGAGGAAGAAGATCGTTTCTTTTCTACAAATTTGGATCTTGTCGACAAGAATGCCAGTCCATATTTCTATAATTTTGCAGCAACTGAATGGTTGATTCAACGTCTGGAGATAATGAGTGCCGcagttctttctttttctgccttTGTCATGGCCCTTCTTCCTCAAGGAACTTTTAGCCCTG GTTTTGTGGGAATGGCATTGTCCTATGGTCTTTCCCTAAATATTTCGTTCGTTTTCTCTATTCAATTCCAATGCAACCTTGCGAATCAAATAATCTCGGTCGAACGGGTGAACCAGTACATGGACATACAAAGTGAAGCAGCAGAAGTTGTTGAAGAAAATCGACCGTTACCGGATTGGCCCCAAAATGGCAATGTGGAGATTAGGGATTTGAAG ATCAGGTATAGGATAGATTCTCCCCTTGTACTACATGGGATCACTTGCAAGTTTGAAGGTGGAGATAAGATTGGTATAGTTGGTCGAACAGGATGCGGCAAGACAACATTAATTGGTGCATTGTTTCGTCTTGTTGAACCTGCCGAAGGGAAAATAATTATAGACTCTGTGGACATCAGTACAATAGGCTTGCATGACCTGCGGTCGCGTTTGGGTATCATTCCACAAGATCCAACACTTTTTCAGGGTACAATAAGATACAATCTAGACCCTCTTGGGCAGTTCTTAGATGAACAAATATGGGAG GTTCTTGACAAATGTCAACTTATTGAAGCTGTCCGGGAGAAGGAACAGGGATTGGATTCACATG TTGTGGAAGACGGGTCGAACTGGAGTATGGGTCAAAGGCAGCTCTTCTGTCTGGGACGCGCACTTTTGAGAAGATGCTGCATCTTAGTTCTTGATGAAGCAACAGCCTCTATAGACAATGCCACAGATGCTGTCCTTCAGAAAACAATCCGGACAGAATTCAAACATTGCACCGTTATTACAGTTGCACACCGTATACCAACAGTTATGGACTGTGATATGGTACTTGCAATGAGTGATG GGAAAGTAGTGGAGTTTGAGAAACCTACAAAGCTCATGGAAACTGAAGGATCTCTCTTCCAGGAGCTGGTCAAGGAGTATTGGTCATACACATCGAACACGAATATTTAG